In a genomic window of Streptomyces sp. SJL17-4:
- the metH gene encoding methionine synthase has translation MASLPTPSADSRNRAAALREALASRVVVADGAMGTMLQAQDPTLEDFQNLEGCNEILNVTRPDIVRSVHREYFEAGVDCVETNTFGSNHSAAGEYDIADRIFELSEAGARIAREVADEFGAQDGRQRWVLGSIGPGTKLPSLGHIGYGVLRDGYQQNAEGLLAGGADALIVETTQDLLQTKASLIGARRAMEAFGLDVPLICSLAFETTGVMLLGSEIGAALTALEPLGIDLIGLNCSTGPAEMSEHLRYLARHSRTPLMCMPNAGLPILTKDGAYFPLTAPEMADAQENFVRDYGLSLVGGCCGSTPEHLRQVVERVRDLTPAVREPNPEPGAASLYQTVPFRQDTAYMAIGERTNANGSKKFREAMLEARWDDCVEMARDQIREGAHMLDLCVDYVGRDGVADMQELAGRFATASTLPIVLDSTEVNVLQAGLEKLGGRAVINSVNYEDGDGPESRFAKVTRLAQEHGAALIALTIDEEGQARTPEHKVAIAERLIEDLTGNWGIHESDILIDTLTFTICTGQEESRKDGIATIEAIRELKRRHPDVQTTLGLSNISFGLNPAARILLNSVFLDECVKAGLDSAIVHASKILPIARFDDEQVTTALDLIYDRRAEGYDPLQKLMALFEGVNTKSLKAGKTEELLALPLDERLKRRIVDGEKNGLEADLDEALTIRPALEIVNEILLDGMKTVGELFGSGQMQLPFVLQSAEVMKTAVAYLEPHMEKTDADGKGTIVLATVRGDVHDIGKNLVDIILSNNGYNVVNIGIKQPVSAILEAAEQHRADVIGMSGLLVKSTVIMKENLEELNQRELAATYPVILGGAALTRAYVEQDLHEIYQGEVRYARDAFEGLRLMDALVAVKRGVPGATLPELKQRRVAKRDTPVQVEEADEPGGRSDVSVDNPVPTPPFWGTRVVKGIPLKDYASWLDEGALFKGQWGLKQARVGGATYEELVESEGRPRLRGLLERLHTENLLEAAVVYGYFPCVSKGDDLIILDEGGNERTRFTFPRQRRGRRLCLADFFRPEESGETDVVGLQVVTVGSKIGEATAKLFESDSYREYLELHGLSVQLAEAMAEYWHARVRAELGFGGEDPDAVEDMFDLKYRGARFSLGYGACPDLEDRAKIAELLRPERIGVHLSEEFQLHPEQSTDAIVIHHPEAKYFNAR, from the coding sequence ATGGCCTCGTTGCCGACCCCTTCCGCAGACAGCCGGAACCGCGCCGCAGCCCTCCGCGAAGCACTCGCCAGCCGAGTCGTCGTCGCCGACGGCGCCATGGGCACCATGCTCCAGGCACAGGACCCCACCCTCGAGGACTTCCAGAACCTCGAAGGCTGCAACGAGATCCTGAACGTCACCCGGCCGGACATCGTCCGCTCGGTGCACCGCGAGTACTTCGAGGCCGGCGTCGACTGCGTCGAGACCAACACCTTCGGATCCAACCATTCGGCGGCGGGCGAGTACGACATCGCCGACCGGATCTTCGAGCTGTCCGAGGCCGGCGCCCGGATCGCCCGCGAGGTCGCCGACGAGTTCGGCGCCCAGGACGGCCGCCAGCGCTGGGTGCTCGGCTCGATCGGCCCCGGCACCAAGCTGCCGTCGCTCGGCCACATCGGGTACGGCGTCCTGCGCGACGGCTACCAGCAGAACGCCGAGGGCCTGCTCGCCGGCGGCGCCGACGCCCTGATCGTCGAGACCACCCAGGACCTGCTGCAGACCAAGGCGAGCCTCATCGGCGCCCGCCGCGCCATGGAAGCCTTCGGGCTCGACGTACCCCTGATCTGTTCGCTCGCCTTCGAGACCACCGGCGTCATGCTGCTCGGCTCCGAGATCGGCGCGGCGCTGACCGCCCTGGAGCCCCTCGGCATCGACCTGATCGGCCTGAACTGCTCCACCGGCCCGGCCGAGATGAGCGAGCACCTGCGCTACCTCGCCCGCCACTCCCGTACGCCGCTCATGTGCATGCCCAACGCCGGCCTGCCCATCCTGACCAAGGACGGCGCCTACTTCCCGCTCACGGCGCCCGAGATGGCCGACGCGCAGGAGAACTTCGTCCGCGACTACGGCCTCTCGCTGGTCGGCGGCTGCTGCGGCTCGACCCCCGAGCACCTGCGCCAGGTCGTCGAGCGCGTCCGGGACCTCACCCCCGCCGTGCGCGAGCCGAATCCCGAGCCCGGCGCCGCCTCGCTCTACCAGACCGTGCCGTTCCGGCAGGACACCGCGTACATGGCGATCGGCGAGCGCACCAACGCCAACGGCTCGAAGAAGTTCCGCGAGGCCATGCTGGAGGCCCGCTGGGACGACTGCGTCGAGATGGCCCGCGACCAGATCCGCGAGGGCGCGCACATGCTCGACCTCTGCGTCGACTACGTGGGCCGCGACGGCGTCGCCGACATGCAGGAGCTCGCCGGCCGCTTCGCCACCGCCTCCACCCTGCCGATCGTCCTCGACTCCACCGAGGTGAACGTCCTGCAGGCCGGTCTGGAGAAGCTCGGCGGCCGGGCCGTCATCAACTCCGTCAACTACGAGGACGGCGACGGCCCCGAGTCCCGCTTCGCCAAGGTCACCCGGCTGGCCCAGGAGCACGGCGCCGCGCTCATCGCCCTCACCATCGACGAGGAGGGCCAGGCCCGTACGCCCGAGCACAAGGTCGCCATCGCCGAGCGGCTCATCGAGGACCTCACCGGCAACTGGGGCATCCACGAGTCCGACATCCTCATCGACACCCTGACCTTCACCATCTGCACCGGTCAGGAGGAGTCGCGCAAGGACGGCATCGCCACGATCGAGGCGATCCGCGAGCTGAAGCGCCGCCACCCGGACGTCCAGACGACCCTGGGTCTGTCCAACATCTCGTTCGGCCTGAACCCGGCCGCGCGGATCCTCCTCAACTCGGTCTTCCTCGACGAGTGCGTCAAGGCCGGCCTCGACTCGGCGATCGTCCACGCCTCGAAGATCCTGCCGATCGCCCGCTTCGACGACGAGCAGGTCACCACCGCGCTCGACCTGATCTACGACCGGCGCGCCGAGGGCTATGACCCGCTGCAGAAGCTGATGGCCCTCTTCGAGGGCGTCAACACCAAGTCGCTGAAGGCCGGCAAGACCGAGGAGCTCCTCGCGCTGCCGCTCGACGAGCGGCTCAAGCGCCGGATCGTCGACGGCGAGAAGAACGGCCTGGAGGCCGACCTCGACGAGGCCCTGACGATCCGCCCGGCCCTGGAGATCGTCAACGAGATCCTGCTCGACGGCATGAAGACGGTGGGCGAGCTGTTCGGCTCGGGCCAGATGCAGCTGCCGTTCGTCCTCCAGTCCGCCGAGGTCATGAAGACCGCGGTGGCGTACCTCGAACCCCACATGGAGAAGACGGACGCCGACGGCAAGGGCACGATCGTCCTCGCCACCGTCCGCGGCGACGTCCACGACATCGGCAAGAACCTCGTCGACATCATCCTCTCCAACAACGGCTACAACGTCGTCAACATCGGCATCAAGCAGCCGGTCTCCGCGATCCTGGAGGCGGCGGAGCAGCACCGGGCCGACGTCATCGGCATGTCCGGCCTCCTCGTGAAGTCCACCGTGATCATGAAGGAGAACCTGGAGGAGCTGAACCAGCGCGAGCTGGCCGCCACGTACCCCGTGATCCTCGGCGGCGCCGCCCTCACCAGGGCGTACGTCGAACAGGACCTGCACGAGATCTACCAGGGCGAGGTCCGCTACGCCCGCGACGCCTTCGAGGGCCTGCGCCTCATGGACGCCCTCGTCGCCGTCAAGCGCGGCGTCCCCGGCGCCACGCTCCCCGAACTCAAGCAGCGCCGCGTCGCCAAGCGGGACACCCCGGTCCAGGTGGAGGAGGCGGACGAGCCGGGCGGCCGTTCCGACGTCTCCGTCGACAACCCCGTCCCCACCCCGCCGTTCTGGGGCACCCGCGTCGTCAAGGGCATCCCGCTCAAGGACTACGCCTCCTGGCTCGACGAGGGCGCCCTCTTCAAGGGCCAGTGGGGCCTCAAGCAGGCCCGCGTCGGCGGCGCCACGTACGAGGAGCTCGTCGAGAGCGAGGGCCGGCCGCGGCTGCGCGGCCTCCTGGAGCGGCTGCACACCGAGAACCTCCTCGAAGCGGCCGTGGTCTACGGATACTTCCCGTGCGTCTCCAAGGGCGACGACCTGATCATCCTGGACGAGGGGGGCAACGAGCGGACCCGCTTCACCTTCCCGCGCCAGCGCCGCGGCCGCCGCCTCTGCCTCGCGGACTTCTTCCGCCCGGAGGAGTCCGGCGAGACCGACGTGGTCGGCCTGCAGGTCGTCACCGTCGGCTCGAAGATCGGCGAGGCCACCGCCAAGCTGTTCGAGTCCGACTCGTACCGCGAGTACCTGGAGCTGCACGGCCTCTCGGTCCAGCTGGCCGAGGCCATGGCCGAGTACTGGCACGCCCGCGTCCGCGCCGAGCTCGGCTTCGGCGGCGAGGACCCGGACGCGGTCGAGGACATGTTCGACCTCAAGTACCGCGGCGCGCGCTTCTCGCTCGGCTACGGTGCCTGCCCCGACCTGGAGGACCGCGCGAAGATCGCGGAGCTGCTGCGTCCGGAGCGGATCGGCGTACACCTCTCCGAGGAGTTCCAGCTCCACCCCGAGCAGTCCACCGACGCCATCGTGATCCATCACCCCGAGGCGAAGTACTTCAACGCTCGGTGA
- a CDS encoding HAD family phosphatase, translated as MTSTVPASLIRTNGSSALQAVFLDMDGTLVDTEGFWWDAEVEVFADLGHRLDEAWRDVVVGGPMTRSAGYLIESTGADITLPELTVLLNEKFEQRIARGVPLMPGAERLLAELARHSIPTALVSASHRRIIDKVLHSLGRDRFSLTVAGDEVVRTKPHPEPYLAAARGVGADPALCAVVEDTATGVAAAEAAGCRVVAVPSVAPIAASPGRVVVRSLEEVDVPFLRTLITGI; from the coding sequence ATGACCAGTACGGTCCCCGCGTCCCTGATCCGTACGAACGGAAGCTCCGCCCTGCAGGCGGTCTTCCTCGACATGGACGGGACCCTCGTCGACACGGAGGGCTTCTGGTGGGACGCGGAGGTCGAGGTCTTCGCCGACCTCGGACACCGGCTGGACGAGGCCTGGCGCGACGTCGTCGTCGGAGGCCCGATGACGCGCAGCGCGGGCTACCTCATCGAGTCCACCGGCGCCGACATCACCCTGCCCGAGCTGACCGTCCTGCTCAACGAGAAGTTCGAGCAGCGCATCGCGCGCGGCGTGCCCCTCATGCCCGGCGCCGAGCGGCTCCTGGCCGAACTGGCCCGGCACTCCATCCCGACCGCGCTGGTCTCCGCCTCGCACCGGCGGATCATCGACAAGGTGCTCCACTCGCTCGGCCGCGACCGCTTCAGCCTCACCGTCGCCGGCGACGAGGTCGTACGGACCAAGCCGCACCCCGAGCCGTATCTGGCGGCCGCCCGCGGCGTCGGGGCCGACCCCGCGCTGTGCGCCGTCGTGGAGGACACGGCGACCGGCGTGGCGGCCGCCGAGGCGGCCGGCTGCCGGGTCGTCGCGGTGCCCTCGGTCGCGCCGATCGCGGCCTCCCCGGGCCGGGTCGTCGTCCGCTCCCTCGAAGAGGTCGACGTGCCCTTCCTCCGCACGTTGATCACCGGAATCTGA
- a CDS encoding ABC transporter substrate-binding protein, translating to MNRKTLVLPAVAGLLAPLLVACGGADEGGAIVVGTTDQFIATADAPAPLDPAFAYDTGAWNILRQTVQTLMHVPRDSGEPVPEAAQNCGFSDKASESYRCKLRAGLTFADGTPITAEDVKFSIERVLKIKSDNGTAALLSNIDTIETKGTDEVVFHLKTPDATFPYKLSTPVAGILSKDKYEAGKLRDGFDVDGSGPYTMKVELDGDRATRFVFTKNPSYKGDITLRNDKVELRPYADASTMGRALESDDIDMMARSLSRQQIKDLTETPKDGIEVIEVPGLEIRYLGFNTKAPAVQEKAVRQAMAAVVDRGALVNRVYGTTAEPLYSLIPSSITGHATPFFDTYGEPDQARAAKLLEDAGVKTPVKLTLNYTTDHYGAETAEEFEALKKQLVSSELFDVTVQGAEWSTFRTAQKRGDYAVYGLGWFPDYPDPDNYIAPFLDSDNFLNTPYVNKVVRDQLIPRSRRQADRTAASPVFNQIQKIVAEDVPVLPLWQGKQYVAARDDLNGVEYALNTSSDLLLWELGRGTA from the coding sequence ATGAACCGCAAGACCCTGGTGCTGCCGGCCGTGGCCGGACTGCTCGCCCCCCTGCTCGTCGCCTGCGGCGGCGCGGACGAAGGCGGAGCGATCGTCGTCGGCACCACGGACCAGTTCATCGCCACCGCGGACGCCCCCGCGCCGCTCGACCCCGCCTTCGCCTACGACACCGGCGCGTGGAACATCCTGCGGCAGACCGTGCAGACCCTGATGCACGTGCCCCGGGACAGCGGCGAGCCCGTCCCCGAAGCCGCCCAGAACTGCGGATTCTCCGACAAGGCCAGCGAGAGCTACCGCTGCAAGCTCCGGGCCGGCCTCACCTTCGCCGACGGCACCCCGATCACCGCCGAGGACGTCAAGTTCTCCATCGAGCGCGTGCTGAAGATCAAGTCGGACAACGGCACCGCCGCCCTCCTCTCGAACATCGACACCATCGAGACCAAGGGCACCGACGAGGTCGTCTTCCACCTGAAGACGCCCGACGCCACCTTCCCGTACAAGCTCTCCACCCCGGTCGCGGGCATCCTCAGCAAGGACAAGTACGAGGCCGGAAAGCTCCGCGACGGCTTCGACGTCGACGGCTCGGGCCCGTACACCATGAAGGTCGAGCTCGACGGCGACAGGGCCACCCGCTTCGTCTTCACCAAGAACCCGTCCTACAAGGGCGACATCACCCTGCGCAACGACAAGGTCGAGCTGCGCCCCTACGCCGACGCGAGCACCATGGGCCGGGCCCTGGAGAGCGACGACATCGACATGATGGCCCGCTCCCTGTCCCGGCAGCAGATCAAGGACCTCACCGAGACGCCCAAGGACGGCATCGAGGTCATCGAGGTCCCCGGCCTCGAGATCCGCTACCTCGGCTTCAACACCAAGGCCCCCGCCGTCCAGGAGAAGGCCGTCCGCCAGGCCATGGCCGCCGTCGTCGACCGCGGCGCCCTCGTCAACCGGGTCTACGGCACCACCGCCGAGCCGCTGTACTCGCTGATCCCCTCCAGCATCACCGGCCACGCCACCCCCTTCTTCGACACGTACGGCGAGCCCGACCAGGCCCGCGCCGCCAAGCTCCTCGAGGACGCCGGCGTCAAGACCCCCGTCAAGCTCACCCTGAACTACACCACCGACCACTACGGCGCCGAGACCGCCGAGGAGTTCGAGGCGCTCAAGAAGCAGCTCGTCTCCAGCGAGCTCTTCGACGTCACCGTCCAGGGCGCCGAGTGGTCGACGTTCCGCACCGCCCAGAAGCGCGGCGACTACGCCGTCTACGGACTCGGCTGGTTCCCGGACTACCCGGACCCGGACAACTACATCGCGCCGTTCCTCGACAGCGACAACTTCCTCAACACCCCGTACGTGAACAAGGTCGTCCGCGACCAGCTCATCCCGCGCTCGCGCCGCCAGGCCGACCGCACCGCCGCGAGCCCCGTCTTCAACCAGATCCAGAAGATCGTCGCCGAGGACGTACCCGTCCTGCCCCTGTGGCAGGGCAAGCAGTACGTCGCCGCGCGCGACGACCTCAACGGAGTCGAGTACGCCCTCAACACGTCCTCCGACCTCCTGCTCTGGGAACTGGGCCGCGGTACCGCATAA
- a CDS encoding ABC transporter substrate-binding protein: MKTHNKWLTAPLAAGLAAALLSGCGTEQSGSGDSGNGIRVGMSDEIVATDPAAGYDPGSWLLFNNVFQSLLAFPKGGSEPEPEAADKCGFSSGSTVYSCTLRDGLTFSNGNKLTSKDVKFSFERALKIADPSGPAPLLATIKSIETPDEKTVVFRLKVPDATFPSKIASGAGSIVDHREYPADALRTDGKASGSGPYKLDSFSATEATFSANPGYKGTARPQNDAVTLKLYGGDRSALSKAFTDGDIDVAYRGLSAEDIATLETSETTDDKGIEVVQGSSAEVQHLVFNMKDPVAGKLGVRQAIAHLVDREALVEGVYKSTATPLYSIVPAGIAGHNTAFYDTYGSPDKAKAKKALRAAGITDKVKLTLWSTPSRYGPSTDQELKAIAEQLNASGLFDADVQSVAYDQYEKDIAAGKYGVYVKGWVPDYPDADNFTTPFFGEGNVLGNRYENATITGSLLPKTAAAPDRAATADEYGKLQDLVAEQLPLLPLWQGKQYAVARQGVTGLEWTLDASTVFRFWEIRKG; the protein is encoded by the coding sequence GTGAAGACGCACAACAAGTGGCTGACGGCCCCCCTCGCCGCCGGTCTGGCCGCCGCCCTCCTCAGCGGCTGCGGCACCGAGCAGAGCGGCTCGGGCGACTCCGGCAACGGCATACGCGTCGGCATGTCCGACGAGATCGTCGCCACCGACCCGGCGGCCGGCTACGACCCCGGCTCCTGGCTGCTGTTCAACAACGTCTTCCAGTCCCTCCTGGCCTTCCCCAAGGGCGGCTCCGAGCCGGAGCCCGAGGCCGCCGACAAGTGCGGCTTCTCCTCCGGCAGCACGGTGTACAGCTGCACCCTGCGCGACGGCCTCACCTTCTCCAACGGCAACAAGCTCACCTCGAAGGACGTCAAGTTCTCCTTCGAGCGCGCCCTCAAGATCGCCGACCCCTCGGGTCCCGCGCCCCTGCTCGCCACCATCAAGAGCATCGAGACCCCGGACGAGAAGACCGTCGTCTTCCGCCTCAAGGTCCCCGACGCCACCTTCCCCAGCAAGATCGCCTCCGGCGCCGGCTCCATCGTCGACCACCGTGAGTACCCCGCCGACGCCCTGCGCACCGACGGCAAGGCCTCCGGCTCCGGCCCCTACAAGCTGGACTCCTTCAGCGCCACCGAGGCCACCTTCTCCGCCAACCCCGGCTACAAGGGCACCGCACGGCCCCAGAACGACGCCGTCACCCTCAAGCTCTACGGCGGCGACCGCTCCGCCCTCTCCAAGGCATTCACCGACGGAGACATAGACGTCGCCTACCGAGGCCTCTCCGCCGAGGACATCGCGACCCTCGAGACCTCCGAGACCACGGACGACAAGGGCATCGAGGTCGTCCAGGGCAGCAGCGCCGAGGTCCAGCACCTCGTCTTCAACATGAAGGACCCGGTCGCCGGCAAGCTCGGCGTCCGCCAGGCCATCGCCCACCTCGTCGACCGCGAGGCCCTCGTCGAAGGCGTCTACAAGTCGACGGCCACGCCGCTGTACTCGATCGTCCCGGCCGGCATCGCCGGACACAACACCGCCTTCTACGACACCTACGGTTCCCCCGACAAGGCGAAGGCGAAGAAGGCGCTTCGCGCCGCCGGCATCACCGACAAGGTGAAGCTCACCCTCTGGTCCACGCCCAGCCGCTACGGCCCGTCCACCGACCAGGAGCTCAAGGCGATCGCCGAGCAGCTCAACGCCAGCGGCCTCTTCGACGCCGACGTCCAGTCGGTCGCCTACGACCAGTACGAGAAGGACATCGCGGCCGGCAAGTACGGCGTCTACGTCAAGGGCTGGGTCCCCGACTACCCCGACGCCGACAACTTCACCACCCCGTTCTTCGGCGAGGGCAACGTCCTCGGCAACCGCTACGAGAACGCCACCATCACCGGCAGCCTCCTCCCCAAGACGGCCGCCGCCCCGGACCGCGCCGCCACCGCCGACGAGTACGGCAAGCTCCAGGACCTCGTCGCCGAGCAGCTGCCGCTCCTGCCGCTCTGGCAGGGCAAGCAGTACGCCGTCGCCCGCCAGGGCGTCACGGGCCTCGAATGGACCCTCGACGCCTCGACGGTCTTCCGCTTCTGGGAGATCCGCAAGGGCTGA
- a CDS encoding response regulator transcription factor produces the protein MTIRVLLVDDQPLLRTGFRMILEAEQDIAVVGEAGDGLQAQDQVRALQPDVVLMDIRMPRMDGVEATRQITGPGRDGPAKVLVLTTFDLDEYVVEALRAGASGFLLKDAPAIELVQAIRVVAAGEAMLAPSITRRLLDKYSAHLPTGEEQMPDTLNTLTDREVEVLKLVARGLSNAEIAADLFVSETTVKTHVGHVLTKLGLRDRVQAAVYAYESGLVRPGANGQ, from the coding sequence GTGACGATCCGCGTCCTCTTGGTCGACGATCAGCCGCTGCTGCGCACCGGCTTCCGGATGATTCTGGAGGCGGAGCAGGACATCGCGGTGGTGGGTGAGGCCGGGGACGGTCTCCAGGCGCAGGATCAGGTGCGGGCGCTGCAGCCGGACGTGGTGCTGATGGACATCCGGATGCCGCGGATGGACGGGGTGGAGGCGACCCGGCAGATCACGGGTCCGGGCCGGGACGGTCCGGCGAAGGTGCTGGTGCTGACGACCTTCGACCTCGACGAGTACGTGGTGGAGGCGCTGCGGGCGGGGGCGAGCGGTTTCCTCCTGAAGGACGCCCCGGCGATCGAGCTGGTGCAGGCGATCCGGGTGGTGGCGGCCGGTGAGGCGATGCTGGCGCCGTCGATCACGCGCCGGCTGCTCGACAAGTACTCGGCGCATCTGCCGACGGGCGAGGAGCAGATGCCGGACACGCTGAACACCTTGACGGACCGTGAGGTCGAGGTGCTGAAGCTGGTGGCACGGGGCCTGTCGAACGCGGAGATCGCGGCGGATCTGTTCGTCAGCGAGACCACGGTGAAGACGCACGTGGGTCACGTACTGACGAAGCTGGGCCTGCGGGACCGGGTGCAGGCCGCGGTGTACGCGTACGAGAGCGGTCTGGTGCGGCCGGGCGCCAACGGGCAGTAG
- a CDS encoding PD-(D/E)XK nuclease family protein, with protein sequence MSTSEQVPAEPRAPMSLSPSRASDFMQCPLLYRFRVIDRLPEKPSEAATRGTLVHAVLERLFDDPAVERTAPRARAMVPGQWDRLLESKPELGELFAEDPEGERLAGWLGEAERLVERWFTLEDPTRLEPAERELFVETELDSGLRLRGVIDRIDVAPSGDVRIVDYKTGKAPRPEYRDGALFQMTFYALVVWRLRQVIPRRLQLVYLGSGEVLTYDPVEADLLRVERRLLALWDAIRLATETGDWRPRPTKLCGWCDHQAVCPEFGGTPPVYPLKIVSVRPPESGDSGQGRMDLAPPAP encoded by the coding sequence ATGAGTACGAGCGAGCAGGTGCCGGCGGAGCCCCGGGCGCCCATGTCGTTGTCGCCGTCGCGGGCGAGCGATTTCATGCAGTGTCCGCTGCTGTACCGGTTCCGGGTGATCGACCGGCTGCCGGAGAAGCCGAGCGAGGCGGCGACGCGGGGGACGCTCGTGCACGCGGTGCTGGAGCGGCTCTTCGACGATCCGGCGGTGGAGCGGACGGCTCCGCGGGCGCGGGCGATGGTTCCGGGGCAGTGGGACCGGCTCCTGGAGTCGAAGCCGGAGCTGGGCGAACTGTTCGCGGAGGATCCGGAGGGCGAGCGGCTCGCGGGCTGGCTGGGTGAGGCGGAGCGGCTGGTCGAGCGGTGGTTCACGCTGGAGGATCCGACGCGTCTGGAGCCTGCCGAGCGGGAGCTGTTCGTGGAGACGGAGCTGGATTCGGGGCTGCGGCTGCGCGGGGTGATCGACCGGATCGATGTGGCGCCCTCGGGCGACGTGCGGATCGTGGACTACAAGACGGGCAAGGCGCCGCGGCCCGAGTACCGGGACGGTGCGCTGTTCCAGATGACGTTCTACGCGCTGGTGGTGTGGCGGCTGCGGCAGGTGATCCCGCGGCGGCTGCAGCTGGTCTATCTGGGCAGCGGGGAGGTGCTGACGTACGACCCGGTGGAGGCGGATCTGCTGCGGGTCGAGCGGAGGCTGCTGGCGCTGTGGGACGCGATCCGGCTGGCGACGGAGACGGGTGACTGGCGGCCGCGGCCGACGAAGCTGTGCGGCTGGTGTGATCATCAGGCGGTCTGTCCGGAGTTCGGGGGGACTCCCCCGGTCTATCCGCTGAAGATCGTTTCCGTGCGCCCGCCGGAGTCGGGCGATTCGGGGCAGGGCAGAATGGACCTGGCCCCGCCGGCGCCGTAG
- a CDS encoding site-2 protease family protein, which translates to MGRPFGVPVYVAPSWFLVAALITWVFGDQIERVLPELGAARYLVSLFFAVAFYASVLVHELAHTIAALRFKLPVRRIQLQFFGGVSEIEKETETPGREFVLAFVGPLLSLVLAGVFYLSMYAVEPGTVPGVLLAGLMISNLIVAIFNLLPGLPLDGGRMLRAIVWKITGKPMSGTIAAAWVGRALAVLVLVGLPLLTRTGLLGNSTDEISGLDTVTDALLAAILAAIIWTGAGNSLRMARLREHLPELRARSLTRRAIPVEPATPLSEALRRANEAGARALVAVDGNGEPTGIVRETAIAAVPEHRRPWVAVSTLVQDLTDGMRVPAELTGQPLLDHLRASPATEYLVVEETGEIYGVLSTTDVERAFVQAMARPSS; encoded by the coding sequence ATGGGCCGCCCCTTCGGCGTGCCCGTCTACGTCGCCCCCAGCTGGTTCCTCGTCGCCGCCCTCATCACCTGGGTCTTCGGCGACCAGATCGAGCGCGTCCTGCCCGAACTCGGCGCCGCCCGCTACCTCGTCTCCCTCTTCTTCGCCGTCGCCTTCTACGCCTCCGTACTCGTCCACGAACTGGCGCACACCATCGCCGCGCTCCGCTTCAAACTCCCGGTGCGCCGCATCCAGCTCCAGTTCTTCGGCGGCGTCTCCGAGATCGAGAAGGAGACCGAGACCCCCGGCCGCGAATTCGTCCTCGCCTTCGTCGGCCCCCTCCTCTCCCTCGTCCTCGCCGGCGTGTTCTATCTCTCGATGTACGCCGTCGAGCCCGGCACCGTCCCCGGCGTCCTCCTCGCCGGCCTGATGATCTCCAACCTGATCGTCGCGATCTTCAACCTGCTCCCCGGGCTCCCCCTCGACGGCGGCCGCATGCTCCGCGCCATCGTCTGGAAGATCACCGGCAAGCCCATGAGCGGCACCATCGCCGCCGCCTGGGTCGGCCGCGCCCTCGCCGTCCTCGTCCTCGTCGGACTGCCCCTGCTCACCCGCACCGGCCTCCTCGGCAACTCCACCGACGAGATCAGCGGCCTCGACACCGTCACCGACGCCCTGCTCGCCGCGATCCTCGCCGCCATCATCTGGACCGGCGCCGGCAACAGCCTCCGCATGGCCCGGCTCCGCGAACACCTCCCCGAGCTCCGCGCCCGCAGCCTCACCCGCCGCGCCATCCCCGTCGAACCCGCCACCCCCCTCTCCGAAGCCCTCCGCCGCGCCAACGAGGCGGGCGCCCGCGCCCTCGTCGCCGTCGACGGGAACGGCGAACCCACCGGCATCGTCCGCGAGACCGCCATCGCCGCCGTCCCCGAACACCGCCGCCCCTGGGTCGCCGTCAGCACCCTCGTCCAGGACCTCACCGACGGCATGCGCGTCCCCGCCGAACTCACCGGCCAGCCCCTCCTCGACCACCTCCGCGCCAGCCCGGCCACCGAGTACCTCGTCGTCGAGGAGACCGGCGAGATCTACGGAGTCCTCTCCACCACCGACGTCGAGCGCGCCTTCGTCCAGGCCATGGCACGACCCTCCTCGTAG